The Streptomyces achromogenes DNA segment TGACCTGAGGTGACGGCGGGAGGTCGGCGAGCCGGCCGGCACGCGAGTCCCAGGGCGGACGGCCGGTCCGGGCCCGGGCCCCTCGCCGGGACGCGTTGGGGGGACCCCAGCCCGTGCCGACCTCCGCCCGACCCGTACTGAGGAGGCACGCCCATGTCCCTGGACAGCTTCGCCGCCCGCGGCACGCTCGACGCCGATGGCACCTCCTACTCGCTCCACCGGCTCGACGCCCTGCACGGCTCACAACGGCTGCCGTACAGCCTCAAGGTGCTGCTGGAGAACCTGCTGCGCCATGAGGACGGCCGCACCGTCACCGCCGACCAGATCGAGGCGCTGGCCGGCTGGGACCCGGCGGCGGAGCCGGCGACCGAGGTGCAGTTCACGCCTGCGCGGGTGCTGATGCAGGACTTCACCGGGGTGCCGTGCATCGTGGACCTGGTGGCGATGCGCGAGGCCATGGCCGCGCTCGGCGGCGATCCGGCGCTGATCGATGCACGGCGGCCCGTGGAACTGGTCATCGACCACTCGGTGATCGCCGACCATTTCGGCGTTCCCGAGGCGTTCGGCCGCAACGTGGAGCTGGAGTACCGGCGCAATCGGGAGCGGTATCAGTTCCTGCGCTGGGGGCAGACCGCACTGCGGAACCTGCGCGTCGTGCCCCCGGGCACCGGCATCTGCCACCAAGTGAACCTGGAACACCTGGCCCGGGTGGTGTTCGCCGAGGACGGCACGGCCTTCCCCGACACCCTGGTCGGGACCGATTCCCACACCCCCATGGTCAACGGGCTCGGCGTGCTCGGCTGGGGGGTGGGAGGCATCGAGGCGGAGGCAGCGATGCTCGGCCGGCCGGTGAGCATGCTCATCCCCAAGGTCATCGGCGTGCGGCTCACCGGCGCGCTGCCCGAAGGGAGCACCGCCACCGACCTGGTGCTGACCATCGCCGAGCGGCTGCGCCAGCACGGCGTCGTGGGCTCCTTCGTGGAGTTCTACGGACCCGGCGTGGCCGAGGTGCCACTGGCCACCCGGGCCACCATCGGCAACATGAGCCCGGAGTACGGCGCCACCTGCGCGATCTTCCCCATCGACGCCGAGACCCTCTCCTACCTGCGGCTCACCGGCCGGCCCCCCGGGCAGGTGGCGCTGGTGGAGGCGTACGCCAAAGAGCAGGGACTGTGGCACGACCCCTCCCACACCCCCGACTACTCGCAGACCCTCGAAGTGGACCTGTCGGCCATCGTCCCGTCCATCGCCGGACCCAAACGGCCGCAGGACCGCATCGCCCTGGCGGACGCCTCACGGGTCCTGCGCGCTGTCCTGGACGGCGACGTGACCTGCGACGCGGCCCCGGTCGGCCTGGACCAGAGCGGCGTGGAGTCCTTCCCGGCGTCCGACCCGGTGGCCGTCACCGGCAGCCACCCCGGCGACCAGCCGGGGTGCCTCGATGCGACCGGAACGGGCAAGGCACGGCCGCCTGAGCACGTCCCGGTGACGCTGGAAGACGGCAGCAGCTCCGAGATCGGACACGGCGCCGTCGTGATCGCCGCAATCACCTCCTGCACCAACACCTCCAACCCCCAGGTGATGGTCGCCGCCGCGCTGCTGGCCAAGAACGCCGTCGAGCGCGGCCTGCGGTCCAAGCCCTGGGTGAAAACCAGCCTCGCGCCGGGGTCGAGGATCGTCATGGACTACTTCCAACGCGCGGGACTGATGCCGTACTTGGACACGCTCGGCTTCGACCTGGTCGGCTACGGCTGCACCACCTGCATCGGCAACTCCGGCCCCCTGATCCCCGCAGTCTCCCAAGGAGTCGCCAAGGCAGACCTCACCGTGGCCTCGGTGCTCTCCGGCAACCGCAACTTCGAAGGCCGCATCCACCCCGAGACGCAACTGAACTATCTGGCCTCACCACCGCTGGTCGTCGCCTACGCCCTGGCCGGCTCCATGGCCGTCGACCTCACCCGCGATCCGCTGGGCACCGGCACAGACGGCCGGCCCGTCCACCTGCGCGACATCTGGCCCACCCAGGACGAAATCCAGCAGGTGATCTCCACCAGTCTGCGGCCGAGCATGTTCACCGACGGCTACGCGGACCTGTTCACCGGCGACGAGCGGTGGCGGGCCCTGCCCACCCCCGAGGGTGACCTGTTCACCTGGGATCCCGCCTCGACATACGTGCGCAAGCCGCCCTACTTCGAAAACATGCCCCGCAAGCCACGGCCACCTGACGACATCACCGGCGCCCGGGTGCTGGCCCTGCTCGGCGACTCGGTCACCACCGATCACATCTCCCCGGCCGGAGCCATCAAACGGGACTCACCGGCGGGCGAGTACCTGCAGGCCCACGGCATCGCGCCCGGGGACTTCAACTCCTACGGTTCCCGGCGCGGCAACCACGAGGTGATGATCCGCGGCACCTTCGCCAACATCCGGCTGCGCAACCTGCTGGCGCCCGGAACCGAGGGCGGCTACACCCGTCACCTGCCCGACGGCGAGCAGACCACGATCTACCAGGCGGCGATGCGGTACGCCGCCGAGGACGTCCCCCTGCTCGTCATCGCCGGCAAGGAGTACGGCTCCGGATCGTCGCGGGACTGGGCCGCCAAGGGAACTGCGCTGCTCGGCGTCAGGGCCGTCCTGGCCGAGTCTTTCGAGCGGATCCACCGCTCCAACCTGATCGGGATGGGAGTCTTGCCGCTGCAGTTCGCCCCCGGCGACAGCGCCCGCTCTCTGGGCCTGACCGGTGAGGAGCAGTACACCATCCACGGCCTGGCCGAGCTGCACGACGAGGTCACCGTCGAGGCGGAAGGGGTCGGCGGCACCACACGGTTCACCGCACGCGTGCGCCTGGACACCCCAACGGAAGCCGACTACTACCGGCACGGCGGCATCTTGCCCTACGCCCTGCGCGCCCTGCTCCCCCTATGACACCGTGCCGAGAACCGCACCGCCGGCTTCCGGAAGCATCGACGTCACACCGACGCACATGAACGGCATCCCCCGGCCGCATCCGCAGTCTCCGGTGGGGGAGGCTCGGTCCGCCTCCCCGATGCTGCCGGCCGACCCGGGGTGGGTCGGCAAGGATGTCGTCGACCGCCCCCGCCCCGCCGCCGGTGCAGGCGGTGCAGCGAAGCGATGGCCAAGCCCGTCGCAACCCCCACTCGCGAAAGTCGTCGGCCACCAGGGGCACCTGACCGAGCGCGGCGCACACCGCCTCGTCTGCGCGCCAGTGACGGGGCCGCCAAGGGGGCCCTCACCCGCAGCGGGCCCCGCCTCACTCAGTCTGTGTACCGGCGTGCGTCACCTCGACGGTCCCACGAACGATGACGACCGGACAGGTGGCGTGCATCGCACACTGCTGACTCACGGAGCCCAGCAGCGTTCGACGGAAACCGCCCATGCCCCGGCTGCCCACCACGAGGGCCTTGGCCCCTTCCGCCTCACTGAGCAGCACCTCGACGGGATTGCCCTTGACCAGACGCTTTCGCACC contains these protein-coding regions:
- a CDS encoding aconitate hydratase, with translation MSLDSFAARGTLDADGTSYSLHRLDALHGSQRLPYSLKVLLENLLRHEDGRTVTADQIEALAGWDPAAEPATEVQFTPARVLMQDFTGVPCIVDLVAMREAMAALGGDPALIDARRPVELVIDHSVIADHFGVPEAFGRNVELEYRRNRERYQFLRWGQTALRNLRVVPPGTGICHQVNLEHLARVVFAEDGTAFPDTLVGTDSHTPMVNGLGVLGWGVGGIEAEAAMLGRPVSMLIPKVIGVRLTGALPEGSTATDLVLTIAERLRQHGVVGSFVEFYGPGVAEVPLATRATIGNMSPEYGATCAIFPIDAETLSYLRLTGRPPGQVALVEAYAKEQGLWHDPSHTPDYSQTLEVDLSAIVPSIAGPKRPQDRIALADASRVLRAVLDGDVTCDAAPVGLDQSGVESFPASDPVAVTGSHPGDQPGCLDATGTGKARPPEHVPVTLEDGSSSEIGHGAVVIAAITSCTNTSNPQVMVAAALLAKNAVERGLRSKPWVKTSLAPGSRIVMDYFQRAGLMPYLDTLGFDLVGYGCTTCIGNSGPLIPAVSQGVAKADLTVASVLSGNRNFEGRIHPETQLNYLASPPLVVAYALAGSMAVDLTRDPLGTGTDGRPVHLRDIWPTQDEIQQVISTSLRPSMFTDGYADLFTGDERWRALPTPEGDLFTWDPASTYVRKPPYFENMPRKPRPPDDITGARVLALLGDSVTTDHISPAGAIKRDSPAGEYLQAHGIAPGDFNSYGSRRGNHEVMIRGTFANIRLRNLLAPGTEGGYTRHLPDGEQTTIYQAAMRYAAEDVPLLVIAGKEYGSGSSRDWAAKGTALLGVRAVLAESFERIHRSNLIGMGVLPLQFAPGDSARSLGLTGEEQYTIHGLAELHDEVTVEAEGVGGTTRFTARVRLDTPTEADYYRHGGILPYALRALLPL